AGATACCCAATTTTACATTCTTTCAGACTCACATTTTTGTTATATACAAAATATACATGAAACGATTTCACATAAAATATAACAAGGAGTTCTAAATGAAACAGATTACAAATCCGCAGGAATCACTTCAAAAAGCAATCGCATTTTGCGAACAGGATTCAAAAAACAAGAAATTTTTGGAAGAATTTGAAACACACAAAGAAGCTATTGGGTATCTCATTGATAACGGAAAATCTTATAAAAAAGTCACTCAATTCCTGAAAAGTATCGGCGTAAAAACATCAGAGCATCTTTTGAGAAAATATTGCAGGGAACATGGACTCCTCAGTGTTCATGCCTCTACCAGCAAACCCAAACCAAAAGCAGTAACAATTGCTGAGAGCAATAAGAAATCTCCAGATAACGAAAGTCCCACTATCAAAGATGACATTACTCTAGAAGAGGTGCAATGATGGTTATTTTGGTTTTCACAACGAAAGGCGGTGCGGGGAAGTCTACCATTTCCAGGGAAATAGTCTCAGCTGAGCGAGCAAAAGATATAACTATCGTAGAAATTGATTCGCTAAACATGACTCAGAAACGGTATGAAAAATCGTTTAAAGCAGTGGTTGAATTAGACAATACCAATATTGAATCCTTATATAAATTGCTCCGTAAGGCTCGATTAGGGAATGACGACGTCGTTATCGATGTCGGGAGTGACAATTTGGAAATGACGAGACTGTAAATAAGATTGTGTAAGTGCAAATAATCCTTTAGAAAAAAGGAAGGAGAATTTGCACTATGGATAAGAAAAAGATTGAAGAGTTGGTAGAGATCTTTGCCAAAGAGATGAAATCCCCAGAAGACCTTTCAGAGCTAAGTCGTATGCTCGTTAAAGCCACTATTGAAAAGGCTCTCAATGCAGAATTAGATGACCATTTAGGTTACTCTAAGAACTCGCATTCTGGTCACAATTCCGGCAACAATCGTAACGGTTATTCACCTAAGACCTTAAAGACTGACAGCGGAGAAATTGAACTTGATACCCCTAGAGACCGCAATGGCAGTTTTGAACCAGCCTTTGTAAAGAAGCACCAGACTAGACTCCCAGAGGTAGAGAACAAGATACTCGCCCTTTATGCCAGAGGTATGACTACCAGGGATATCGCCGACACCTTTCATGAATTCTATGATGCTGATGTATCACCCACCCTTATATCTAAGATTACGGATGCTGTCATAGAAGAGGTCCTGGAGTGGCAGAATCGACCTCTGGACGCAGTTTACCCGGTTATCTACCTTGACTGTATCGTAGTCAAAGTCACTCAGGACAAGCGTGTTATAAATAAATCCATTTATCTTGCTCTTGGGATTAATACTGAGGGGCACAAGGAACTACTTGGTATGTGGATCTCAGAGAATGAGGGTTCTAAGTTCTGGCTGTCTGTCCTGACAGAGATTCAGAACCGTGGAGTAAAAGATATCTTTATCGCCTGTGTCGACG
This window of the Denitrovibrio acetiphilus DSM 12809 genome carries:
- a CDS encoding IS256 family transposase: MDKKKIEELVEIFAKEMKSPEDLSELSRMLVKATIEKALNAELDDHLGYSKNSHSGHNSGNNRNGYSPKTLKTDSGEIELDTPRDRNGSFEPAFVKKHQTRLPEVENKILALYARGMTTRDIADTFHEFYDADVSPTLISKITDAVIEEVLEWQNRPLDAVYPVIYLDCIVVKVTQDKRVINKSIYLALGINTEGHKELLGMWISENEGSKFWLSVLTEIQNRGVKDIFIACVDGLSGFPEAINTVYPKTAVQLCIVHMVRNSLKYVSYKDRKAVAADLKQIYSSVTAEQAAHELDKLADKWDSKYPAISRSWQAHWDNVIPLFDYPDEIRKIIYTTNAIESLNSVIRKAIKNRKIFPSDKSAFKVVYLAMKQASKKWTMPIRNWLPAMNRFIMEYGDRVDV